From Senegalia massiliensis, a single genomic window includes:
- a CDS encoding AraC family transcriptional regulator: protein MHIKDENPYIKQINKVQDYIENHLDKSLSTKQLSQIANFSEYHFQRIFRVMTGESLYGFIKRIRLERAAYMLLADKKRSIIDISMSVGFSSQASFAKAFKSKYGISGSNYRKTNGIVSKSDFVCQSFHEIDMSIEPLDIEIRNEKEIKLIYTRYTGPYKGDSELFSHLFNKLYQWANQRNLISADSRWFVIYHDFGNETDQKDLRISVCMSVDRNVAISGDIGVLTLSEGLYGVGSFMVDSNEYGKAWYYMYTEWLPNSCYKPDDRFSFEHYPPIEEEGDKHLVEIYIPIV from the coding sequence ATGCATATAAAAGATGAAAATCCTTATATTAAACAAATTAATAAAGTACAAGATTATATAGAAAACCATCTAGATAAATCTCTTTCAACTAAACAACTATCTCAAATAGCTAATTTTAGTGAATATCATTTTCAAAGAATATTTAGAGTTATGACAGGAGAAAGCTTATATGGATTCATCAAAAGGATACGATTGGAAAGGGCAGCTTATATGCTTTTAGCAGATAAAAAGAGATCAATAATTGATATCTCTATGAGTGTCGGATTTTCTAGTCAAGCCTCTTTTGCTAAGGCTTTTAAATCTAAATATGGGATTAGCGGTAGTAACTATCGAAAAACAAATGGGATTGTAAGTAAATCTGATTTTGTTTGTCAGTCCTTTCATGAGATTGACATGAGTATTGAACCACTAGATATTGAAATACGAAATGAAAAGGAAATTAAGTTAATTTATACTAGATATACAGGACCATATAAAGGAGATAGTGAGCTTTTTTCTCATTTGTTTAACAAATTATATCAATGGGCAAATCAAAGAAATCTTATTTCAGCAGATTCAAGATGGTTTGTTATATATCATGATTTTGGAAATGAAACAGACCAAAAAGATTTACGAATCAGCGTCTGTATGTCTGTTGACAGAAATGTTGCAATTAGTGGGGATATTGGTGTACTGACTCTTTCAGAAGGATTATATGGGGTTGGAAGTTTTATGGTAGACTCAAATGAATATGGCAAAGCTTGGTATTATATGTACACAGAGTGGCTTCCAAATAGTTGTTATAAACCTGATGATAGGTTTTCTTTTGAGCATTACCCTCCTATAGAGGAAGAAGGAGATAAGCATTTGGTAGAGATTTATATACCGATTGTTTGA